In Tindallia magadiensis, one DNA window encodes the following:
- a CDS encoding 3-hydroxybutyryl-CoA dehydrogenase: MDIKKVGIIGAGVMGSGIAEILAKSGYDVVLKDMEESCIQSGMKNIEKNLKKSVDKGKLTEDEKEVIKSRITGTINNQLLTECQLVIEAASEKMAVKKIIFEELDRVCPSETILASNTSSLSITEIANSTKRPEKVIGMHFFNPVPVMKLVEVIRGINTSDDTRNAVVTMAENLDKVSVEVEEAPGFLVNRVLVTMINEAVGVLADGVATAEDIDTAMKLGANHPIGPLALADLIGNDVCLHIMEVMYEEYADSKYRPHPLLRKMVRGNLLGRKVGQGFFSYERQG, encoded by the coding sequence ATGGACATCAAAAAAGTGGGAATTATAGGAGCTGGAGTGATGGGGTCTGGCATAGCGGAGATTCTTGCTAAATCAGGGTATGATGTTGTTTTGAAAGACATGGAAGAAAGTTGCATTCAAAGCGGCATGAAAAATATTGAAAAAAATCTGAAGAAATCTGTTGATAAAGGAAAATTAACGGAAGATGAAAAAGAAGTGATAAAAAGTAGAATTACTGGAACCATTAACAATCAACTATTGACCGAATGTCAGCTGGTGATAGAAGCGGCTTCAGAAAAGATGGCAGTAAAAAAAATAATCTTTGAAGAATTAGATAGGGTTTGTCCTTCTGAAACCATATTAGCTAGCAATACTTCCTCCTTATCTATTACAGAAATTGCTAACAGCACTAAAAGGCCAGAAAAAGTCATTGGGATGCATTTTTTTAATCCAGTCCCAGTAATGAAACTGGTAGAAGTGATTAGAGGGATCAACACCAGTGATGATACAAGGAATGCGGTAGTGACGATGGCGGAAAATCTTGATAAGGTATCTGTAGAAGTGGAGGAAGCACCAGGCTTTTTAGTAAACAGAGTGTTAGTAACTATGATTAATGAAGCGGTAGGAGTGCTGGCAGATGGCGTTGCTACGGCGGAAGACATTGATACGGCGATGAAACTTGGGGCAAACCATCCGATAGGGCCTTTAGCTCTTGCTGATTTAATAGGGAACGATGTGTGTCTTCATATTATGGAAGTGATGTATGAGGAGTATGCCGATTCAAAATACAGACCCCATCCTTTATTAAGGAAAATGGTAAGAGGCAATTTGTTGGGTAGAAAAGTAGGGCAGGGATTCTTTTCTTATGAAAGGCAAGGATAA